A stretch of the Musa acuminata AAA Group cultivar baxijiao unplaced genomic scaffold, Cavendish_Baxijiao_AAA HiC_scaffold_708, whole genome shotgun sequence genome encodes the following:
- the LOC135663371 gene encoding photosystem I P700 chlorophyll a apoprotein A2 gives MALRFPRFSQGLAQDPTTRRIWFGIATAHDFESHDDITEERLYQNIFASHFGQLAIIFLWTSGNLFHVAWQGNFESWIQDPLHVRPIAHAIWDPHFGQPAVEAFTRGGATGPVNIAYSGVYQWWYTIGLRTNEDLYTGALFLLFLSAISLIAGWLHLQPKWKPSVSWFKNAESRLNHHLSGLFGVSSLAWTGHLVHVAIPGSRGQYVRWNNFLDVLPYPQGLGPLFTGQWNLYAQNPDSSSHLFGTSQGTGTAILTLLGGFHPQTQSLWLTDIAHHHLAIAFIFLIAGHMYRTNFGIGHSIKDLLETHIPPGGRLGRGHKGLYDTINNSLHFQLGLALASLGVITSLVAQHMYSLPAYAFIAQDFTTQAALYTHHQYIAGFIMTGAFAHGAIFFIRDYNPEQNEDNVLARMLDHKEAIISHLSWASLFLGFHTLGLYVHNDVMLAFGTPEKQILIEPIFAQWIQSAHGKTSYGFDVLLSSTNGPAFNAGRSIWLPGWLNAVNENSNSLFLTIGPGDFLVHHAIALGLHTTTLILVKGALDARGSKLMPDKKDFGYSFPCDGPGRGGTCDISAWDAFYLAVFWMLNTIGWVTFYWHWKHITLWQGNVSQFNESSTYLMGWLRDYLWLNSSQLINGYNPFGMNSLSVWAWMFLFGHLVWATGFMFLISWRGYWQELIETLAWAHERTPLANLIRWRDKPVALSIVQARLVGLAHFSVGYIFTYAAFLIASTSGKFG, from the coding sequence ATGGCATTAAGATTTCCGAGGTTTAGCCAAGGCTTAGCTCAGGACCCCACTACTCGTCGTATTTGGTTTGGTATTGCTACCGCACATGACTTCGAGAGTCATGATGATATTACTGAGGAACGTCTTTATCAGAACATTTTTGCTTCTCACTTTGGGCAATTAGCAATAATCTTTCTGTGGACGTCCGGAAATCTCTTTCATGTAGCTTGGCAAGGAAATTTTGAGTCATGGATACAAGACCCTTTACATGTAAGACCTATTGCTCATGCAATTTGGGATCCTCATTTTGGTCAACCAGCTGTAGAAGCCTTTACTCGAGGAGGTGCTACCGGTCCAGTGAATATCGCTTATTCCGGCGTTTATCAGTGGTGGTATACAATCGGATTACGCACTAATGAAGATCTTTATACTGGAGctctttttctattatttctttctgctaTATCCTTAATAGCGGGTTGGTTACACTTACAACCAAAATGGAAACCAAGCGTTTCGTGGTTCAAAAATGCCGAATctcgtctaaatcatcatttgTCAGGACTTTTCGGAGTGAGTTCTTTGGCTTGGACAGGACATTTAGTTCATGTCGCTATTCCAGGATCCAGGGGACAGTACGTCAGATGGAATAATTTTTTAGATGTATTACCCTATCCTCAAGGGTTGGGACCACTTTTTACGGGTCAGTGGAATCTTTATGCCCAAAACCCTGATTCGAGTAGCCATTTATTTGGTACTTCCCAAGGAACAGGAACTGCCATTCTAACCCTTCTCGGTGGATTTCATCCACAAACGCAAAGTTtatggctgaccgatattgctcatcatcatttagctattgcatttattttcctgatcgctggtcatatgtatagaacTAACTTCGGGATTGGGCACAGTATCAAAGATCTTTTAGAAACACATATTCCTCCAGGGGGTCGATTAGGGCGTGGGCATAAGGGTCTTTATGACACAATCAATAATTCGCTTCATTTTCAATTAGGTCTTGCTCTAGCCTCTTTAGGGGTTATTACTTCCTTAGTAGCTCAACACATGTACTCTTTACCTGCTTATGCATTCATAGCACAAGACTTTACTACTCAAGCTGCGTTATATACTCatcaccaatacatcgcagggtttatCATGACAGGAGCCTTTGCTCATGGAGCTATATTCTTCATTAGAGATTACAATCCAGAACAGAATGAGGATAATGTATTGGCAAGAATGTTAGACCACAAAGAAGCTATCATATCTCATTTAAGTTGGGCCAGCCTGTTTCTTGGGTTCCATACCTTGGGCCTTTATGTTCATAACGATGTTATGCTCGCTTTTGGTACTCCGGaaaaacaaatcttgattgaacCTATATTTGCCCAATGGATACAATCCGCTCATGGTAAGACTTCATATGGGTTCGATGTACTCTTATCTTCAACGAATGGCCCAGCATTCAATGCAGGTCGAAGCATATGGTTACCGGGCTGGTTGAATGCTGTTAATGAGAATAGTAATTCACTCTTCTTAACAATAGGTCCTGGGGACTTCTTGGTTCATCATGCTATTGCTCTAGGTTTGCATACAACTACACTGATTTTAGTAAAAGGTGCTTTAGATGCACGTGGTTCCAAGTTAATGCCAGATAAAAAGGATTTCGGTTATAGTTTTCCTTGCGACGGCCCAGGACGCGGCGGTACTTGTGATATTTCTGCTTGGGACGCATTTTATTTGGCAGTTTTCTGGATGTTAAATACCATTGGGTGGGTTACTTTTTATTGGCATTGGAAACACATCACTTTATGGCAGGGTAACGTTTCACAATTTAATGAATCTTCCACTTATTTAATGGGATGGTTAAGAGATTATCTATGGTTAAACTCTTCACAACTTATCAATGGATATAATCCTTTTGGTATGAATAGTTTATCCGTATGGGCGTGGATGTTCTTATTTGGACATCTTGTTTGGGCTACTggatttatgtttttaatttcttGGCGCGGATATTGGCAGGAATTGATTGAAACTTTAGCATGGGCTCATGAACGCACACCTTTGGCTAATTTGATTCGATGGAGAGATAAGCCAGTGGCTCTTTCCATTGTGCAAGCAAGATTGGTTGGATTAGCCCACTTTTCCGTAGGCTATATATTCACTTATGCAGCTTTCTTGATTGCCTCTACATCAGGAAAATttggttaa
- the LOC135663375 gene encoding photosystem I P700 chlorophyll a apoprotein A1-like: MSALGRPQDMFSDTAIQLQPIFAQWVQNTHALAPGITAPGATASTSLTWGGGELVAVGGKVALLPIPLGTADFLVHHIHAFTIHVTVLILLKGVLSRSSRLIPDKANLGFRFPCDGPGRGGTCQVSAWDHVFLGLFWMYNAISVVIFHFSWKMQSDVWGTISDQGVVTHITGGNFAQSSITINGWLRDFLWAQASQVIQSYGSSLSAYGLFFLGAHFVWAFSLMFLFSGRGYWQELIESIVWAHNKLKVAPATQPRALSIVQGRAVGVTHYLLGGIATTWAFFLARIIAVG, translated from the coding sequence ATGAGCGCTTTAGGGCGTCCACAAGATATGTTTTCAGATACCGCTATACAATTACAACCCATCTTTGCTCAATGGGTACAAAACACCCATGCTTTAGCACCCGGCATAACAGCTCCTGGTGCAACAGCAAGTACCAGCTTAACTTGGGGAGGTGGTGAGTTGGTAGCAGTAGGCGGCAAAGTAGCTTTGTTACCTATTCCATTAGGAACCGCAGACTTCTTAGTCCATCATATTCATGCATTTACGATCCACGTGACTGTATTGATACTACTGAAAGGTGTTCTATCTCGCAGTTCCCGTTTGATACCTGATAAAGCAAATCTTGGTTTTCGTTTTCCTTGTGATGGACCTGGAAGAGGGGGGACATGTCAAGTATCTGCCTGGGATCATGTCTTCTTAGGTCTATTCTGGATGTACAATGCGATTTCCGTAGTTATTTTCCATTTCAGTTGGAAAATGCAGTCGGATGTTTGGGGTACTATAAGTGATCAAGGGGTAGTAACTCATATTACAGGAGGAAACTTTGCGCAGAGTTCCATTACTATTAATGGGTGGCTTCGAGATTTCTTATGGGCACAGGCATCTCAGGTAATTCAGTCTTATGGTTCTTCATTATCTGCATATGGTCTCTTTTTCTTAGGTGCTCATTTTGTCTGGGCTTTCAGTTTAATGTTTCTATTCAGTGGCCGTGGTTATTGGCAAGAACTCATTGAATCCATCGTTTGGGCTCATAACAAATTAAAAGTTGCTCCTGCTACTCAGCCTAGAGCCTTGAGCATTGTACAAGGACGTGCTGTAGGAGTAACCCATTACCTTCTGGGTGGAATTGCCACAACATGGGCATTCTTCTTAGCAAGAATTATTGCAGTAGGATAA